One genomic window of Magnolia sinica isolate HGM2019 chromosome 3, MsV1, whole genome shotgun sequence includes the following:
- the LOC131240236 gene encoding probably inactive leucine-rich repeat receptor-like protein kinase At5g48380 — MVNFMSMAMGSRATVFLLPTLFWFWLSSDTCNGVASDIQCLKDLKASLNDTNGYLASWVFENKTEGFICRFNGIECWHIDENKVLNIRLSNMGLKGRFPVALKNCTSMTGLDLSTNDLFGPLPDNIGSIIPYVTTFDLSYNNFTGDIPTSLGNCTYLNTLSLQHNRFTGQIPWQLGRLERLSQFSVADNSLSGPIPPFFKKDSILASSFGNNAGLCGKPLDVVCRGPVKKSHTSVIIGAAIGGIVLSVIIIGVILLFSFRKVSKKKKEEDLEGNKWAKSIKGTKGIKVSMFEKSVSKMKFNDLMKATNNFHKDNIIGLGRTGTMYKATLPDGSFLAVKRLQDSQHSENEFIAEMKTLGSVKHRHLVPLMGFCIAKKERLLVYKHMRNGSLFEQLHQVDVEDKAKPMEWPLRLKIGIGAAKGFAWLHHNCNPRIIHRNISSKCIMLDDDFEPKISDFGLARLMNPVDTHLSTFVNGEFGDMGYVAPEYTRTLVATPKGDVYSFGVVLLELVTGEKPTQVSTAPESFKGNLAEWITYLSNNSLLQDAIDKSLIGRGCDSELLQFLKVACNCVLSAPKERPTMFEVYQFLRAIGERYHFTTDDDILMPTDSGDLPDELIVAREMTEVR, encoded by the exons ATGGTAAATTTCATGTCTATGGCCATGGGAAGCAGAGCTACTGTCTTTCTTCTTCCTACCCTTTTCTGGTTCTGGCTGAGTAGTGACACTTGCAACGGTGTTGCAAGTGATATTCAATGCTTGAAAGACCTAAAAGCATCGCTGAACGACACAAATGGTTACCTAGCTTCATGGGTTTTCGAAAACAAGACGGAAGGGTTCATCTGCagattcaatggcatcgaatgcTGGCACATTGATGAAAACAAGGTCCTAAACATACGGCTCTCGAACATGGGCCTCAAAGGTCGGTTCCCGGTGGCTCTCAAGAACTGCACGAGCATGACAGGATTGGATCTATCGACAAACGACCTCTTCGGACCCCTTCCTGATAACATCGGTTCAATAATACCATACGTGACAACCTTTGACCTCTCCTATAACAATTTCACTGGTGACATTCCAACAAGCCTTGGGAATTGTACCTACCTGAATACACTTAGTCTCCAGCACAATCGGTTTACAGGCCAGATCCCCTGGCAACTTGGCCGGCTTGAACGGTTGTCTCAGTTCAGTGTCGCCGACAATTCTTTGTCGGGACCAATTCCTCCCTTTTTTAAGAAGGACTCAATACTGGCCTCAAGCTTTGGGAATAATGCGGGACTTTGTGGGAAGCCTTTGGATGTTGTTTGCAGAGGACCTGTGAAAAAGTCACATACCAGTGTCATCATTGGTGCGGCCATTGGTGGGATAGTTCTCTCAGTTATAATTATCGGTGTTATTCTGTTATTCAGTTTCCGTAAAGTAtctaagaagaagaaggaagaagaccTTGAAGGAAACAAGTGGGCAAAGAGTATTAAAGGAACCAAAGGCATCAAG GTCTCCATGTTTGAGAAGTCAGTTTCGAAAATGAAATTCAACGATCTCATGAAGGCCACTAATAACTTCCACAAAGACAACATTATCGGATTAGGGAGGACAGGCACAATGTACAAGGCGACACTTCCAGATGGTTCTTTCCTTGCAGTTAAGAGGCTTCAGGATTCTCAACATTCTGAGAATGAATTCATAGCTGAGATGAAGACGTTGGGGAGTGTTAAACATCGCCACTTGGTTCCCCTTATGGGTTTCTGCATTGCCAAAAAGGAGAGACTTCTAGTATACAAACACATGCGCAACGGGAGTCTTTTTGAGCAACTACATCAGGTGGATGTTGAAGACAAAGCCAAACCAATGGAATGGCCTCTGAGGCTGAAAATCGGTATTGGGGCAGCAAAAGGCTTTGCATGGCTTCACCATAACTGCAATCCTCGCATCATCCATCGCAACATAAGCTCAAAATGCATCATGTTGGATGATGATTTTGAGCCTAAGATATCTGATTTTGGGCTGGCGAGGCTTATGAATCCAGTTGACACCCATCTTAGTACCTTTGTCAATGGTGAATTTGGCGATATGGGTTATGTTGCTCCGGAGTACACACGCACGCTGGTGGCCACTCCAAAGGGGGATGTTTACAGCTTTGGTGTAGTGCTGCTTGAGCTGGTCACGGGTGAAAAACCCACTCAAGTGTCAACTGCTCCAGAAAGCTTCAAGGGGAATTTGGCCGAGTGGATTACTTATCTTTCAAATAACTCTCTTCTCCAGGATGCCATCGATAAGTCTTTGATTGGTCGGGGCTGTGACAGTGAGCTCCTCCAGTTTCTCAAAGTTGCGTGCAACTGTGTTCTGTCTGCCCCAAAGGAGAGGCCTACAATGTTTGAAGTATACCAGTTTTTGAGAGCTATTGGTGAGAGATACCATTTTACAACCGATGATGACATATTGATGCCAACTGACAGTGGGGATCTTCCGGATGAACTTATCGTTGCACGTGAAATGACAGAAGTTCGTTGA